A region from the Bombyx mori chromosome 15, ASM3026992v2 genome encodes:
- the LOC101741356 gene encoding uncharacterized protein LOC101741356, giving the protein MDSESRSESALNSPTEPDVSLAASLTDPLEAHTLDEARRTIRDLRMKYRAQAHQLLTWRRAHRTQEELVSRLQREKAEQLKSLSSQLLLFESRLVRKQKEITTMLALRESIIMKQQKVIESLQVKLMDNGIDMSQNIPDFRDMLQDTHITGDFDSLNDSDSAVIMEDADYDSNTSHLRFRSTNPDSVTVVRSISDAIDPNMKYSVVRRSNGFLRRPEILETVYSVEEEMDGDSTKGLSAQSSTEKEIKEANKTDEEKHTSLLAQRRDNFRMRSVVLTGEIKSIEGDKDLKTKKEKDIWSYSYVPKRMTPANDSDDEVTSNADSADEDPEPKPNHVVTYNRVMSNHRNVTKPKDVKYKRINKAKSKSLEELRGRLKNWVEKGNKLSNVPLEHAQSYA; this is encoded by the exons CCGAAGCGAGTCGGCTCTGAATAGCCCAACGGAGCCGGATGTGTCGCTGGCGGCTTCTCTCACCGACCCACTTGAAGCCCACACCCTGGATGAAGCTAGGAGAACAATAAG GGATCTCCGAATGAAATACAGGGCACAGGCGCATCAGCTGCTGACATGGCGCCGTGCTCATCGTACCCAAGAAGAGCTCGTTTCTCGACTACAGCGAGAAAAGGCCGAACAACTGAAGAGCCTCTCCAGCCAACTGCTTCTCTTCGAATCACGACTCGTTCGGAAGCAAAAAGAGATAACCACCATGCTTGCGTTACGAGAATCTATTATCATGAAGCAGCAGAAAGTGATCGAGAGCCTTCAAGTCAAATTAATGGACAACGGCATTGACATGTCGCAAAACATTCCAGATTTCAGGGATATGCTGCAAGATACGCACATCACTGGCGACTTTGATTCACTCAACGACTCCGATTCCGCTGTCATTATGGAGGACGCTGATTACGACAGCAACACTTCACATTTAAGATTCAGATCCACAAACCCCGACAGCGTGACTGTAGTTAGATCAATATCAGATGCCATAGATCCGAACATGAAATACAGTGTGGTTCGCCGTTCAAATGGCTTCTTAAGAAGACCAGAAATTCTGGAAACCGTATACAGCGtggaagaagaaatggatggcgATTCCACGAAGGGCCTGAGCGCGCAGAGCAGCACAGAGAAGGAAATTAAAGAAGCAAACAAAACCGACGAAGAAAAACATACAAGCCTATTAGCTCAAAGGCGAGACAACTTTCGCATGAGGAGCGTTGTGTTAACCGGAGAAATTAAAAGCATCGAGGGTGACAAAGATCTCAAGACCAAAAAAGAGAAGGACATTTGGTCGTATAGTTATGTGCCAAAAAGGATGACTCCCGCCAACGATTCTGATGATGAAGTAACTTCGAACGCTGACAGCGCTGACGAGGACCCAGAACCGAAGCCGAACCACGTGGTCACCTACAACAGAGTTATGTCGAACCACAGAAACGTAACGAAACCAAAAGACGTCAAGTACAAGAGGATTAACAAAGCCAAATCGAAGAGCCTGGAGGAGCTTCGCGGAAGATTAAAGAATTGGGTCGAGAAGGGAAACAAGCTTTCAAATGTACCTTTAGAGCACGCTCAGAGCTATGCCTAA